Proteins co-encoded in one Salvia splendens isolate huo1 chromosome 4, SspV2, whole genome shotgun sequence genomic window:
- the LOC121800323 gene encoding alpha-N-acetylglucosaminidase-like isoform X2 yields the protein MAAFSYLNGMMIGLLIFLFVTINGVPLADSSTLGVGYISRLLEIQDRERAPPSVQVAAAHTALNRLIPSHSSSFQFRIISKDSCGGEYCFKLSNYAAISYGGSPEILISGTTGVEILSGLHWYLKYYCGAHISWSKTGGSQLSSVPKPGSLPLIQDSELTTKRPTPWSYYQNAVSSSYSFAWWDWERWEKEIDWMALQGINLPLAFTGQEAIWRKVFQKFNISAQDLDDFFGGPAFLAWSRMGNLHGWGGPLPQTWLDQQLEMQKRILDRMYEFGMNPVLPAFSGNVPAALTRVYPSAVITRLGNWFTVRSDPRWCCTYLLDATDPLFVEIGRAFITQQLAEYGRTSHIYNCDTFDENTPPVDDPEYISSLAAAIYKGMESGDDDAVWLMQGWLFTDDPFWKPPQMKALLHSVPLGKLVVLDLFAEVKPVWATSEQFYGIPYIWCMLHNFAGNIEMYGFVDSVGSGPIDARLSENSTMVGVGMSMEGIEQNPVVYDLMSEMAFRWDRVDVTTWIATYVQRRYGKLVPSIQDAWKILHQTLYNCTDGLMDKNRDVIVSFPDVDPNSIFTSSLLSLHVVRRLSLSRAVDEQNSYDYTHPHLWYSTSEVIRALQLFIAAGDQLSESSTYRYDVVDLTRQALAKYANHLFVEVVGAYQVGDLRSVRRLSRKFLGLVDDMDTLLASHDGFLLGPWLESAKNLAQDDQQRKQFEWNARTQITMWFDNTDDEASLLRDYGNKYWSGMLHGYYGPRAAIYFKFMIQSLQRGQGFEMREWRKEWIKLTNEWQSGGGVFPTSSNGDALNISRWLCEKYLKEQ from the exons ATGGCTGCCTTTTCATATTTGAACGGGATGATGATAGGTCTCTTGATTTTCCTGTTTGTTACTATCAACGGCGTACCATTGGCCGACTCCTCCACTCTCGGGGTGGGTTATATTTCACGGTTGCTGGAGATTCAAGACCGCGAGAGAGCGCCGCCGTCTGTCCAAGTCGCCGCCGCTCACACTGCCCTCAACCGCCTCATTCCCTCCCATTCTTCCAGTTTTCAGTTCCGCATAATCTCTAAG GATAGTTGTGGTGGAGAATATTGCTTTAAGTTGAGCAATTATGCTGCTATCAGTTATGGTGGTTCTCCTGAAATTTT AATAAGTGGAACTACTGGAGTGGAGATTTTGTCTGGTCTACATTGGTACCTGAAGTATTACTGTGGTGCACATATATCCTGGAGCAAAACTGGCGGATCACAGCTTTCTTCAGTACCAAAACCCGGATCTTTGCCCCTTATTCAAGATTCTGAGTTAACTACAAAGAGACCTACTCCGTGGAGTTACTATCAGAATGCTGTTTCATCTAGCT ATTCGTTTGCGTGGTGGGACTGGGAAAGATGGGAGAAGGAAATTGATTGGATGGCACTCCAAGGTATCAATTTACCGTTGGCGTTTACTGGTCAAGAAGCCATCTGGCGGAAAGTCTTCCAG AAATTTAATATAAGTGCTCAAGATTTGGATGATTTCTTCGGAGGTCCAGCTTTTCTAGCGTGGTCACGTATGGGAAATCTCCACGG GTGGGGTGGTCCATTGCCTCAAACTTGGTTGGATCAGCAACTGGAGATGCAGAAGAGAATTCTTGACAGAATGTACGAGTTCGGAATGAATCCAG TTCTCCCAGCCTTCTCCGGTAATGTTCCAGCAGCTCTTACAAGAGTATATCCATCTGCAGTAATAACTCGTCTAGGGAACTG GTTTACTGTTAGGAGTGACCCCAGATGGTGCTGCACCTATCTCCTGGATGCAACAGATCCTTTGTTCGTCGAAATAGGGAGGGCTTTTATCACACAACAGTTGGCAG AATATGGAAGGACCAGTCACATATATAACTG CGACACCTTTGATGAGAATACGCCTCCGGTAGATGACCCGGAATACATCTCTTCATTAGCTGCTGCCATTTATAAGGGCATGGAAAGTGGCGATGATGATGCTGTTTGGCTGATGCAG GGTTGGCTTTTTACTGACGATCCATTTTGGAAGCCTCCACAGATGAAG GCACTCCTGCATTCTGTTCCTCTTGGAAAGTTGGTTGTTCTTGATCTATTCGCTGAAGTTAAACCAGTTTGGGCTACTTCAGAACAGTTCTACGGCATCCCTTACATCTG GTGTATGCTGCACAACTTTGCTGGTAACATCGAAATGTATGGTTTTGTCGACTCAGTGGGATCTGGACCTATAGATGCCCGTCTTAGTGAAAATTCAACCATG GTTGGTGTTGGGATGTCAATGGAAGGCATAGAGCAGAATCCCGTTGTTTATGATCTCATGTCTGAAATGGCGTTTCGATGGGACAGAGTTGATGTGACG ACATGGATTGCCACGTATGTCCAACGACGGTATGGGAAGCTGGTTCCATCGATTCAAGATGCCTGGAAAATCTTACATCAAACATTATATAACTGCACAGATGGCTTAATG GACAAGAACAGAGATGTAATTGTGTCATTTCCAGACGTTGATCCTAATTCAATCTTTACTTCATCCCTACTATCATTACACGTGGTCCGTCGCCTAAGTCTCAGCCGAGCTGTCGATGAACAAAATAGCTACGACTATACTCACCCTCATCTATGGTATTCGACTTCTGAAGTGATCCGTGCGCTGCAACTGTTCATCGCGGCCGGGGATCAGCTCTCGGAAAGCAGCACTTACAG GTACGACGTTGTGGACCTAACGAGACAAGCTTTGGCCAAGTACGCAAACCACCTCTTCGTAGAGGTCGTAGGAGCCTATCAGGTAGGTGATCTGCGCAGCGTGAGGCGTCTCAGCCGAAAATTCCTCGGACTCGTGGATGACATGGACACTCTCTTGGCTTCCCACGACGGATTCCTCCTCGGGCCGTGGCTGGAGAGCGCGAAGAATCTCGCCCAAGACGACCAACAGAGGAAACAG TTCGAGTGGAACGCAAGGACACAGATCACAATGTGGTTCGACAACACAGACGACGAAGCTAGCCTGCTCCGCGACTATGGGAACAAGTACTGGAGCGGGATGTTGCACGGCTACTACGGCCCACGAGCAGCGATCTACTTCAAGTTCATGATACAGAGTCTACAGAGAGGGCAGGGTTTCGAGATGAGAGAGTGGAGGAAGGAGTGGATCAAATTAACAAACGAGTGGCAGAGCGGCGGCGGCGTGTTCCCCACCAGTAGCAACGGCGACGCCCTCAACATATCGAGGTGGCTCTGTGAAAAGTATTTGAAGGAACAATAG
- the LOC121800323 gene encoding alpha-N-acetylglucosaminidase-like isoform X1, with product MAAFSYLNGMMIGLLIFLFVTINGVPLADSSTLGVGYISRLLEIQDRERAPPSVQVAAAHTALNRLIPSHSSSFQFRIISKDSCGGEYCFKLSNYAAISYGGSPEILISGTTGVEILSGLHWYLKYYCGAHISWSKTGGSQLSSVPKPGSLPLIQDSELTTKRPTPWSYYQNAVSSSYSFAWWDWERWEKEIDWMALQGINLPLAFTGQEAIWRKVFQQKFNISAQDLDDFFGGPAFLAWSRMGNLHGWGGPLPQTWLDQQLEMQKRILDRMYEFGMNPVLPAFSGNVPAALTRVYPSAVITRLGNWFTVRSDPRWCCTYLLDATDPLFVEIGRAFITQQLAEYGRTSHIYNCDTFDENTPPVDDPEYISSLAAAIYKGMESGDDDAVWLMQGWLFTDDPFWKPPQMKALLHSVPLGKLVVLDLFAEVKPVWATSEQFYGIPYIWCMLHNFAGNIEMYGFVDSVGSGPIDARLSENSTMVGVGMSMEGIEQNPVVYDLMSEMAFRWDRVDVTTWIATYVQRRYGKLVPSIQDAWKILHQTLYNCTDGLMDKNRDVIVSFPDVDPNSIFTSSLLSLHVVRRLSLSRAVDEQNSYDYTHPHLWYSTSEVIRALQLFIAAGDQLSESSTYRYDVVDLTRQALAKYANHLFVEVVGAYQVGDLRSVRRLSRKFLGLVDDMDTLLASHDGFLLGPWLESAKNLAQDDQQRKQFEWNARTQITMWFDNTDDEASLLRDYGNKYWSGMLHGYYGPRAAIYFKFMIQSLQRGQGFEMREWRKEWIKLTNEWQSGGGVFPTSSNGDALNISRWLCEKYLKEQ from the exons ATGGCTGCCTTTTCATATTTGAACGGGATGATGATAGGTCTCTTGATTTTCCTGTTTGTTACTATCAACGGCGTACCATTGGCCGACTCCTCCACTCTCGGGGTGGGTTATATTTCACGGTTGCTGGAGATTCAAGACCGCGAGAGAGCGCCGCCGTCTGTCCAAGTCGCCGCCGCTCACACTGCCCTCAACCGCCTCATTCCCTCCCATTCTTCCAGTTTTCAGTTCCGCATAATCTCTAAG GATAGTTGTGGTGGAGAATATTGCTTTAAGTTGAGCAATTATGCTGCTATCAGTTATGGTGGTTCTCCTGAAATTTT AATAAGTGGAACTACTGGAGTGGAGATTTTGTCTGGTCTACATTGGTACCTGAAGTATTACTGTGGTGCACATATATCCTGGAGCAAAACTGGCGGATCACAGCTTTCTTCAGTACCAAAACCCGGATCTTTGCCCCTTATTCAAGATTCTGAGTTAACTACAAAGAGACCTACTCCGTGGAGTTACTATCAGAATGCTGTTTCATCTAGCT ATTCGTTTGCGTGGTGGGACTGGGAAAGATGGGAGAAGGAAATTGATTGGATGGCACTCCAAGGTATCAATTTACCGTTGGCGTTTACTGGTCAAGAAGCCATCTGGCGGAAAGTCTTCCAG CAGAAATTTAATATAAGTGCTCAAGATTTGGATGATTTCTTCGGAGGTCCAGCTTTTCTAGCGTGGTCACGTATGGGAAATCTCCACGG GTGGGGTGGTCCATTGCCTCAAACTTGGTTGGATCAGCAACTGGAGATGCAGAAGAGAATTCTTGACAGAATGTACGAGTTCGGAATGAATCCAG TTCTCCCAGCCTTCTCCGGTAATGTTCCAGCAGCTCTTACAAGAGTATATCCATCTGCAGTAATAACTCGTCTAGGGAACTG GTTTACTGTTAGGAGTGACCCCAGATGGTGCTGCACCTATCTCCTGGATGCAACAGATCCTTTGTTCGTCGAAATAGGGAGGGCTTTTATCACACAACAGTTGGCAG AATATGGAAGGACCAGTCACATATATAACTG CGACACCTTTGATGAGAATACGCCTCCGGTAGATGACCCGGAATACATCTCTTCATTAGCTGCTGCCATTTATAAGGGCATGGAAAGTGGCGATGATGATGCTGTTTGGCTGATGCAG GGTTGGCTTTTTACTGACGATCCATTTTGGAAGCCTCCACAGATGAAG GCACTCCTGCATTCTGTTCCTCTTGGAAAGTTGGTTGTTCTTGATCTATTCGCTGAAGTTAAACCAGTTTGGGCTACTTCAGAACAGTTCTACGGCATCCCTTACATCTG GTGTATGCTGCACAACTTTGCTGGTAACATCGAAATGTATGGTTTTGTCGACTCAGTGGGATCTGGACCTATAGATGCCCGTCTTAGTGAAAATTCAACCATG GTTGGTGTTGGGATGTCAATGGAAGGCATAGAGCAGAATCCCGTTGTTTATGATCTCATGTCTGAAATGGCGTTTCGATGGGACAGAGTTGATGTGACG ACATGGATTGCCACGTATGTCCAACGACGGTATGGGAAGCTGGTTCCATCGATTCAAGATGCCTGGAAAATCTTACATCAAACATTATATAACTGCACAGATGGCTTAATG GACAAGAACAGAGATGTAATTGTGTCATTTCCAGACGTTGATCCTAATTCAATCTTTACTTCATCCCTACTATCATTACACGTGGTCCGTCGCCTAAGTCTCAGCCGAGCTGTCGATGAACAAAATAGCTACGACTATACTCACCCTCATCTATGGTATTCGACTTCTGAAGTGATCCGTGCGCTGCAACTGTTCATCGCGGCCGGGGATCAGCTCTCGGAAAGCAGCACTTACAG GTACGACGTTGTGGACCTAACGAGACAAGCTTTGGCCAAGTACGCAAACCACCTCTTCGTAGAGGTCGTAGGAGCCTATCAGGTAGGTGATCTGCGCAGCGTGAGGCGTCTCAGCCGAAAATTCCTCGGACTCGTGGATGACATGGACACTCTCTTGGCTTCCCACGACGGATTCCTCCTCGGGCCGTGGCTGGAGAGCGCGAAGAATCTCGCCCAAGACGACCAACAGAGGAAACAG TTCGAGTGGAACGCAAGGACACAGATCACAATGTGGTTCGACAACACAGACGACGAAGCTAGCCTGCTCCGCGACTATGGGAACAAGTACTGGAGCGGGATGTTGCACGGCTACTACGGCCCACGAGCAGCGATCTACTTCAAGTTCATGATACAGAGTCTACAGAGAGGGCAGGGTTTCGAGATGAGAGAGTGGAGGAAGGAGTGGATCAAATTAACAAACGAGTGGCAGAGCGGCGGCGGCGTGTTCCCCACCAGTAGCAACGGCGACGCCCTCAACATATCGAGGTGGCTCTGTGAAAAGTATTTGAAGGAACAATAG